A window of Roseovarius sp. THAF27 contains these coding sequences:
- a CDS encoding tRNA1(Val) (adenine(37)-N6)-methyltransferase, with translation MTHPTTCDDFLGGRLQILQPRNGYRAGIDPVLLAASIPAHPGDTVLDLGCGVGVAGLCLARRVPDIHLTGLERQPAYAALARWNGTANELPFEVIEGDLSAMPGTLKERQFHHVLANPPYFDRAASTAATDPGREGAMGEDTPLADWVAAAAKRTRPKGTTTFIQRAERLPELLSHAARHLGSLQLLPLIPRPGRDARLVLLRGRRGGRAAFRLHDGWCLHNGQVHVNDSENYTPATACILRDGGELPFPA, from the coding sequence GTGACGCACCCGACCACCTGCGACGATTTTCTCGGCGGACGGCTGCAGATCCTGCAACCCCGGAACGGCTATCGCGCCGGCATCGACCCTGTGCTCCTGGCCGCCAGCATTCCCGCGCATCCGGGCGACACCGTGCTCGACCTCGGCTGCGGCGTCGGTGTCGCGGGGCTGTGCCTGGCCCGACGGGTGCCAGACATCCACCTGACGGGCCTGGAGCGCCAGCCCGCCTATGCGGCCCTTGCCCGATGGAACGGCACCGCGAACGAGCTGCCGTTCGAGGTCATCGAGGGCGATCTTTCCGCCATGCCCGGCACGCTCAAAGAACGGCAGTTCCACCACGTGCTGGCCAATCCGCCCTATTTCGACCGTGCCGCCAGCACCGCCGCCACCGATCCGGGCCGCGAAGGCGCCATGGGCGAGGATACACCCCTTGCAGATTGGGTCGCCGCCGCCGCCAAGCGCACCCGGCCCAAGGGCACCACCACCTTCATCCAGCGCGCCGAGCGCCTGCCAGAGCTTCTGTCCCACGCCGCGCGCCACCTTGGCAGCCTTCAGCTTCTGCCACTGATTCCCCGTCCCGGACGGGACGCGCGGCTGGTCCTTCTGCGCGGACGGCGCGGCGGACGGGCCGCATTCCGGCTGCATGACGGCTGGTGCCTGCATAATGGGCAGGTGCACGTTAACGATTCCGAAAACTACACCCCGGCAACGGCTTGCATCCTGCGCGACGGCGGGGAACTGCCTTTCCCGGCCTGA
- the phbB gene encoding acetoacetyl-CoA reductase, protein MARVALVTGGSRGIGEAISKKLKEEGYEVAATYAGNDEAAAKFTDETGIKTYKWNVADYDASKTGIETVEAELGPIDVVVANAGITRDAPFHKMTPDQWKDVIDTNLTGVFNTVHPVWPGMRERKFGRVIVISSINGQKGQFAQVNYAATKAGDLGIVKSLAQEGARAGITANAVCPGYIATEMVMAVPEKVRESIIGQIPAGRLGEPEEIARCVAFLASDDAGFINGSTISANGAQFFV, encoded by the coding sequence ATGGCGAGAGTTGCCCTTGTGACAGGCGGTAGCCGCGGTATCGGCGAGGCCATTTCGAAGAAACTGAAGGAGGAGGGCTACGAGGTTGCCGCCACCTATGCGGGCAACGACGAAGCCGCGGCGAAGTTTACCGACGAAACCGGCATCAAGACCTATAAATGGAACGTGGCCGATTACGACGCCTCGAAGACCGGAATCGAGACCGTCGAGGCCGAGCTGGGCCCGATCGACGTGGTGGTAGCCAATGCGGGCATCACCCGTGACGCGCCGTTCCACAAGATGACGCCGGACCAGTGGAAGGACGTGATCGACACCAACCTGACCGGCGTGTTCAACACGGTGCACCCGGTCTGGCCGGGAATGCGCGAACGCAAGTTCGGGCGCGTGATCGTGATCAGCTCGATCAACGGCCAGAAGGGGCAGTTCGCACAGGTCAACTATGCCGCGACCAAGGCGGGTGACCTTGGGATCGTCAAGTCGCTGGCGCAGGAAGGCGCGCGCGCCGGGATCACCGCGAACGCGGTCTGCCCGGGCTATATCGCCACGGAAATGGTGATGGCGGTGCCCGAGAAGGTGCGCGAATCGATCATCGGTCAGATCCCGGCGGGCCGGCTGGGTGAGCCCGAGGAGATCGCCCGCTGCGTGGCGTTCCTGGCGTCGGACGATGCCGGGTTCATCAACGGTTCGACCATCTCGGCCAACGGGGCGCAGTTCTTCGTCTGA
- a CDS encoding DUF6478 family protein, whose protein sequence is MGLKRSGLDWLAHRRDLRRWRQTVRDATSMTLEQLRAERSEARKLRYHLNELISHADNRLALPMIGSHAFPKPHGTDWSWRPAIWREPLAVPGRSSVLSKTQLGHELTLFHDCQHSELTLRQLRNTREADLAPFGLRMDVFSFDGSFLSLVLDLPEAAVRGLQQRHLIRMDTIVEMEKSLEIFARLNIKHGPNTEQIVRELPLHEEEIMVEFDLAYSKLNEKRIERAWIDLIFENPQMSQVILRDLTFSRRPRAEF, encoded by the coding sequence ATGGGGCTGAAACGTTCAGGACTGGATTGGCTGGCCCATCGGCGCGACCTGCGGCGATGGCGACAAACCGTTCGCGACGCCACGTCGATGACGCTGGAACAGCTTCGCGCCGAACGCTCCGAAGCACGCAAGCTGCGCTACCATCTCAACGAGCTGATCAGCCATGCCGACAACCGGCTGGCCCTGCCGATGATCGGCAGCCACGCCTTCCCCAAGCCACACGGCACCGACTGGTCCTGGCGCCCCGCGATCTGGCGCGAACCGCTGGCCGTGCCGGGGCGATCCTCTGTCCTCAGCAAGACGCAACTGGGGCACGAGCTGACACTGTTTCACGACTGTCAACACTCCGAACTGACCCTGCGCCAGCTGCGCAACACCCGCGAGGCCGATCTTGCGCCCTTCGGCCTGCGCATGGACGTCTTCAGCTTCGACGGCTCTTTCCTGTCGCTCGTGCTCGACCTGCCCGAGGCGGCGGTCCGCGGCCTGCAGCAGCGTCACCTGATCCGCATGGACACCATCGTCGAGATGGAAAAGTCGCTGGAGATCTTCGCGCGGCTCAACATCAAGCACGGCCCGAACACCGAACAGATCGTGCGCGAACTGCCGCTGCACGAAGAAGAGATCATGGTCGAGTTCGACCTGGCCTATTCCAAGCTGAACGAAAAGCGGATCGAGCGCGCCTGGATCGACCTGATTTTCGAGAACCCCCAGATGAGCCAGGTCATCCTGCGCGACCTCACCTTCAGCCGCCGGCCCCGCGCGGAATTCTAG
- a CDS encoding DNA-3-methyladenine glycosylase I has product MERCGWVGTDPIYEAYHDTEWGVPEWDSRALWEKLILDGFQAGLSWITILKKRENFRAAFQGFDPHLIATWGEEDVQRLLGDPGIIRHRGKIEATITNARAWQEIEAEQGFDTYLWSWMGGAPLQNRWTSLAEVPTETEISRAISKDLKKRGFKFCGPTIVYAFMQAVGMVNDHVVTCHRHAPVAAMATPPR; this is encoded by the coding sequence ATGGAAAGATGCGGCTGGGTCGGCACAGATCCGATCTACGAGGCCTATCACGACACCGAATGGGGCGTGCCCGAATGGGACAGCCGCGCGTTGTGGGAAAAGCTCATTCTCGACGGCTTTCAGGCGGGCCTCAGCTGGATCACCATCCTGAAGAAGCGCGAGAATTTTCGCGCGGCATTCCAAGGCTTTGACCCGCATCTCATCGCCACCTGGGGCGAGGAGGACGTGCAGCGCCTTTTGGGCGATCCCGGCATCATCCGCCACCGCGGCAAGATCGAAGCCACCATCACCAATGCCCGCGCCTGGCAGGAGATCGAGGCCGAACAAGGCTTCGACACCTACCTGTGGTCCTGGATGGGCGGCGCACCCTTGCAGAACCGCTGGACCAGCCTGGCCGAAGTGCCCACCGAAACCGAAATATCCCGCGCAATTTCGAAGGATTTGAAGAAACGTGGCTTCAAATTCTGCGGCCCGACCATCGTCTATGCCTTCATGCAGGCCGTGGGCATGGTCAACGACCACGTCGTCACGTGTCACCGCCACGCCCCCGTGGCAGCAATGGCCACGCCGCCGCGCTGA
- a CDS encoding patatin-like phospholipase family protein: MMLPDNPPQIVFSGGGLRCFWQGGFLTRLEAERKFTPERVTGVSGGAMACAAWIAGLEHRLLDVMCDAFEDRDHNLDLFAADEDGITPHQRIYCDVVETVLDKAACEAVANGPAFQIQIAHPPSNGNPTMTGTALAAAYEAELHVVGSPHFDWAEKMGLTAQLVDANQAARDGRLVELVNAAAVIPPVFEPPLWGDRRVVDGGMADQAPLPEPDEGETLVLLTRQYRNLPDVPGRLYVWPSEETPADKIDFTDPQKLRETWTLGERDAEAFLNSG, translated from the coding sequence ATGATGTTGCCCGACAACCCTCCTCAGATCGTGTTTTCCGGCGGCGGGTTGCGGTGTTTCTGGCAGGGCGGTTTCCTGACCCGGCTAGAGGCCGAGCGCAAGTTCACGCCCGAGCGGGTGACCGGGGTGAGCGGCGGTGCGATGGCGTGTGCGGCGTGGATCGCGGGCCTGGAGCACCGGCTGCTCGACGTGATGTGCGACGCGTTCGAGGACCGCGACCACAACCTCGATCTTTTTGCCGCCGACGAGGACGGGATCACCCCGCACCAGCGCATCTATTGCGACGTGGTGGAAACAGTGCTGGACAAGGCGGCCTGCGAGGCCGTCGCGAACGGCCCGGCCTTTCAGATCCAGATCGCGCATCCGCCGTCGAACGGAAATCCGACGATGACGGGCACGGCTCTGGCCGCGGCCTATGAGGCGGAGCTGCATGTCGTGGGCAGCCCGCATTTCGACTGGGCCGAGAAGATGGGCCTGACGGCGCAGCTGGTCGACGCCAACCAAGCGGCGCGGGACGGGCGGCTGGTGGAGCTGGTGAATGCGGCTGCGGTGATTCCGCCGGTGTTCGAACCGCCGCTTTGGGGCGACCGGCGCGTGGTGGATGGCGGGATGGCCGACCAGGCGCCGCTGCCCGAACCGGACGAGGGCGAGACGCTGGTGCTGCTGACCCGGCAATACAGGAACCTGCCGGATGTGCCCGGACGACTCTATGTCTGGCCGTCCGAGGAGACGCCCGCCGACAAGATAGATTTTACCGACCCGCAAAAGCTGCGCGAGACGTGGACATTGGGCGAGCGCGACGCGGAGGCGTTCCTGAACAGCGGATGA
- a CDS encoding transcriptional regulator GcvA yields the protein MSDRLPPLTALRAFESAARHMSFQKAAAELNVTPAALSFQIKSLEEHLGAALFRRLNRAVELTEAGAALAPGCRDGFSALSAAWTATRRALDSSTLTVTAGPAFTAKWLAPRLYEFAQAHPEIELRFTASLRLMDFDRDEVDVAIRFGHGADEGLYSLPLAEEWVTPMMTPALAERYPTIESLREAVLIVDQSIDFLDPATDWAAWFRAMGVDPVEPHGPRFSQGDHAVDAALAGVGVVLGRRALVIKDLMEGRLVAPYSKAVSAGAQFRFVCRKGAEDKPQIKVFREWMLAETAKGFETTAKMEMVPLVPA from the coding sequence ATGAGTGATCGCCTTCCCCCTTTGACGGCCTTGCGCGCCTTCGAGTCCGCAGCGCGGCACATGTCGTTTCAGAAGGCGGCGGCGGAATTGAACGTGACGCCCGCTGCGCTGTCGTTCCAGATCAAGTCGCTGGAGGAGCATCTGGGTGCAGCGCTGTTCCGGCGGTTGAACCGGGCGGTGGAACTGACCGAGGCGGGGGCCGCGCTGGCGCCGGGGTGCCGCGACGGGTTCTCGGCCCTGTCGGCGGCCTGGACGGCGACGCGGCGGGCGCTGGACAGCAGCACGCTGACGGTGACGGCGGGGCCGGCCTTTACCGCGAAATGGCTGGCGCCACGGCTCTACGAGTTTGCGCAGGCGCATCCCGAGATCGAGCTGCGATTCACGGCATCTTTGCGGCTGATGGATTTCGACCGCGACGAGGTGGACGTGGCGATCCGGTTCGGGCACGGGGCGGATGAGGGGCTGTATTCGCTGCCGCTGGCCGAGGAATGGGTGACGCCGATGATGACGCCCGCGCTGGCCGAACGGTATCCGACGATAGAAAGCCTGCGCGAGGCGGTGCTGATCGTCGATCAATCGATCGATTTCCTGGATCCGGCGACCGACTGGGCGGCCTGGTTCCGGGCGATGGGCGTGGACCCGGTCGAGCCGCACGGCCCGCGATTTTCGCAAGGCGACCATGCGGTGGACGCGGCTTTGGCGGGGGTTGGCGTGGTGCTGGGGCGCCGGGCGCTTGTCATCAAGGACCTGATGGAAGGCCGGCTGGTCGCGCCCTATAGCAAGGCCGTGAGCGCCGGGGCGCAGTTTCGCTTTGTCTGTCGCAAGGGCGCCGAGGACAAACCCCAGATCAAGGTTTTCCGGGAATGGATGCTGGCCGAGACTGCCAAGGGGTTCGAGACGACGGCCAAGATGGAGATGGTGCCGCTGGTGCCCGCATGA
- a CDS encoding EAL domain-containing protein, with product MGDKRLKWANVPTGHHNPLAYAVSVRDQSVIQMVEEAVRHGDVMLAYQAVVPSGRQDRPAFYEGLVRVLDETGRIIPARDFIHVIEAMEMGRIVGCLSLEKGIRTLREHPDIRLSINMSARSIGYPRWMRTLKRGLAQDPTLGERLILEITESSAMLVPELVVSFMARLQRKGISFALDDFGAGFTSFRYLRDFYFDILKIDGQFVRGIADNPDNQVLTRALISIAEQFDMVTVAESVERPNDAIYLQNIGVHCLQGYYFGAPTVQPPWLETAKAAATA from the coding sequence ATGGGTGACAAGAGATTGAAGTGGGCGAACGTGCCAACGGGGCATCACAACCCCCTGGCCTATGCGGTGTCGGTGCGGGACCAGTCGGTGATCCAGATGGTCGAGGAGGCGGTGCGGCACGGTGACGTGATGCTGGCCTACCAGGCCGTGGTGCCGTCCGGGCGGCAGGACCGGCCGGCCTTTTACGAGGGGCTGGTACGGGTGCTGGATGAAACTGGCCGGATCATCCCGGCGCGCGACTTCATCCATGTGATCGAAGCGATGGAAATGGGGCGGATCGTAGGTTGCCTGTCGCTGGAAAAGGGCATCCGCACCTTACGCGAGCATCCCGATATCCGCCTGTCGATCAACATGTCGGCGCGGTCCATCGGCTATCCGCGCTGGATGCGCACGCTGAAACGCGGGCTGGCGCAGGACCCGACGCTGGGAGAGCGCCTGATCCTCGAGATTACCGAAAGCTCGGCCATGCTGGTGCCGGAACTGGTGGTGAGCTTCATGGCCCGGCTGCAACGGAAGGGTATCAGTTTCGCGCTGGACGATTTCGGGGCGGGGTTCACCTCGTTCCGCTACCTGCGGGATTTCTATTTCGACATCCTCAAGATCGACGGGCAGTTCGTTCGCGGGATCGCGGACAACCCGGACAACCAGGTGCTGACGCGGGCGCTGATCTCGATTGCCGAGCAGTTCGACATGGTCACCGTCGCCGAAAGCGTCGAGCGCCCCAATGACGCCATCTATTTGCAGAATATCGGCGTGCATTGTCTGCAGGGCTATTATTTCGGCGCGCCCACGGTGCAGCCGCCCTGGCTGGAAACGGCCAAGGCGGCGGCGACGGCCTGA
- a CDS encoding acetyl-CoA C-acetyltransferase encodes MTNVVIASAARTAVGSFSGAFANTPAHDLGAAVLEAIVERAGIDKSEVSETILGQVLTAAQGQNPARQAHVNAGLPIESAAWGINQVCGSGLRAVALGAQHIQLGDADVVAAGGQENMTLSPHAAHLRAGHKMGDMKYIDTMIRDGLWDAFNGYHMGQTAENVAEKWQISREQQDEFAVASQNKAEAAQKAGKFDDEVIPFTVKSRKGETVVDKDEYIRHGATMDAMQKLRPAFTQDGSVTAANASGLNDGAAAVLLMSAENAEKRGIEPLARIASYATAGLDPSIMGVGPIHASRKALEKAGWSVDDLDLVEANEAFAAQACAVNKDMGWDPSIVNVNGGAIAIGHPIGASGCRVLNTLLFEMKRRDAKKGLATLCIGGGMGVAMCIERP; translated from the coding sequence ATGACCAATGTTGTTATCGCCTCGGCAGCACGGACCGCTGTCGGCTCTTTTTCCGGCGCGTTTGCCAACACCCCGGCGCATGACCTGGGCGCGGCTGTTCTGGAAGCCATCGTCGAGCGCGCGGGCATCGACAAATCGGAAGTTTCCGAGACCATCCTTGGCCAGGTCCTGACCGCGGCGCAGGGCCAGAACCCCGCCCGCCAGGCGCATGTGAATGCGGGCCTGCCGATCGAAAGCGCGGCCTGGGGCATCAACCAGGTGTGCGGGTCGGGCCTGCGGGCCGTGGCGCTAGGCGCGCAGCACATCCAGTTGGGTGATGCCGATGTCGTGGCCGCTGGCGGGCAGGAGAACATGACCCTCAGCCCCCACGCCGCGCATCTGCGCGCCGGGCACAAGATGGGTGACATGAAATACATTGACACGATGATCCGCGACGGTCTGTGGGACGCCTTCAACGGCTATCACATGGGCCAGACCGCCGAGAATGTCGCCGAGAAGTGGCAGATCAGCCGCGAACAGCAGGACGAGTTCGCCGTCGCCAGCCAGAACAAGGCCGAGGCGGCACAGAAGGCGGGCAAGTTCGATGACGAGGTGATCCCGTTCACCGTCAAGTCGCGCAAGGGCGAGACGGTCGTGGACAAGGACGAATACATCCGCCACGGCGCCACGATGGACGCGATGCAGAAACTGCGCCCGGCCTTCACTCAGGACGGCTCGGTCACCGCGGCCAATGCCTCGGGCCTGAACGACGGTGCGGCGGCCGTGCTGCTGATGAGCGCCGAGAATGCCGAGAAGCGCGGGATCGAGCCGCTGGCGCGGATCGCCTCCTATGCCACCGCCGGCCTCGACCCGTCGATCATGGGCGTCGGCCCCATTCACGCCAGCCGCAAGGCGCTGGAAAAGGCAGGCTGGAGCGTCGATGACCTGGACCTGGTGGAAGCCAACGAGGCCTTCGCCGCGCAGGCCTGTGCCGTGAACAAGGACATGGGTTGGGACCCGTCGATCGTGAACGTGAACGGCGGCGCGATTGCCATCGGCCACCCGATCGGCGCCTCGGGCTGCCGCGTTCTGAACACGCTGCTCTTCGAGATGAAGCGCCGCGATGCCAAGAAAGGGCTGGCCACGCTGTGCATCGGCGGTGGCATGGGCGTGGCCATGTGCATCGAGCGCCCGTAG
- a CDS encoding YdcH family protein, producing MALSSHVEELKKKHQALSDQVEAAQRAPGTPDLEISSMKKQKLRLKEEIERLSH from the coding sequence ATGGCTTTGAGTTCACATGTCGAGGAACTTAAGAAGAAACACCAGGCTCTCTCGGATCAGGTCGAAGCGGCACAGCGTGCCCCGGGCACACCCGACCTCGAAATCTCAAGCATGAAAAAGCAGAAACTCCGACTGAAGGAAGAGATCGAACGACTTTCCCATTAA
- the ilvD gene encoding dihydroxy-acid dehydratase produces MTKFDKSKLPSRHVTEGPARAPHRSYYYAMGMTEEEIHQPLVGVATCWNEAAPCNIALNRQAQAVKGGVKEAKGSPREFTTITVTDGIAMGHEGMRSSLASREAIADTVELTMRGHCYDAIVGLAGCDKSLPGMMMAMVRLNVPSVFIYGGSILPGKAPQIDEIPEEFRTRDLTVQDMFEAVGWNQNGTMSDKALDTLERVACPSAGACGGQFTANTMACVSEAIGLALMNSSGMPAPYESRDQYAEASGRAVMDLLEKNIRARDVVTRKSMENAARVVACTGGSTNAGLHLPAIAHEAGIEFYLDDVCEIFRDTPYFVDLKPGGQYVAKDLYDAGGIPVVMKELRKAGLIHEDCMTATGRAIGEELDRIERKADGKVIYPIETPITKTGGVVGLKGNIAPQGAIVKVAGIAPEHQVFTGPARVFECEEDAFAAVQKREYKEGEVIVIRNEGPAGGPGMREMLATTAALSGQGMGKKVALITDGRFSGATRGFCVGHVGPEAAHGGPIAMLKNGDMITIDAIRGELSVDLSDEELEARKKDWPGPRETIYASGALWKYAQLVGETYKGAVTHPGAEAERHVYADL; encoded by the coding sequence ATGACCAAGTTCGACAAAAGCAAACTGCCCAGCCGCCACGTGACCGAAGGGCCCGCGCGCGCGCCGCACCGCTCGTACTATTACGCGATGGGCATGACCGAGGAGGAGATTCACCAGCCCCTCGTCGGCGTCGCCACCTGCTGGAACGAGGCCGCGCCCTGCAACATCGCGCTCAACCGTCAGGCCCAGGCCGTCAAGGGCGGCGTGAAAGAGGCCAAGGGCTCGCCCCGCGAATTCACCACCATCACCGTCACCGACGGTATCGCCATGGGGCACGAGGGGATGCGCTCGTCGCTCGCCTCCCGCGAGGCCATCGCGGATACGGTCGAGCTGACCATGCGCGGCCACTGCTATGACGCCATCGTGGGCCTTGCCGGCTGTGACAAGTCCCTGCCCGGCATGATGATGGCCATGGTGCGCCTCAACGTGCCGTCGGTCTTCATCTACGGTGGCTCGATCCTGCCGGGCAAGGCCCCCCAGATCGACGAGATCCCCGAGGAATTCCGCACCCGCGACCTCACCGTGCAGGACATGTTCGAGGCCGTGGGCTGGAACCAGAACGGCACCATGTCCGACAAGGCGCTCGATACGCTCGAACGCGTGGCGTGTCCCTCCGCGGGGGCCTGCGGCGGCCAGTTCACCGCCAACACCATGGCCTGCGTCTCCGAGGCGATCGGCCTTGCCCTGATGAACTCCTCGGGCATGCCAGCGCCGTACGAATCCCGCGACCAGTACGCCGAGGCGTCGGGCCGCGCGGTCATGGACCTCTTGGAGAAAAACATCCGCGCCCGCGACGTGGTCACCCGCAAGTCGATGGAAAACGCCGCGCGGGTCGTCGCTTGTACGGGGGGCTCCACCAACGCAGGCCTGCACCTGCCCGCCATCGCGCACGAGGCCGGGATCGAGTTCTACCTCGACGATGTCTGCGAAATCTTCCGCGACACGCCCTATTTCGTAGACCTCAAGCCGGGCGGGCAATACGTCGCCAAGGACCTCTACGACGCGGGTGGCATCCCCGTGGTGATGAAAGAACTGCGCAAGGCCGGCCTCATCCACGAGGACTGCATGACCGCCACGGGGCGCGCCATCGGCGAAGAACTTGACCGGATCGAGCGCAAAGCCGACGGCAAGGTTATCTACCCCATCGAAACCCCGATCACCAAGACGGGCGGCGTCGTCGGCCTCAAGGGCAACATCGCGCCGCAGGGTGCCATCGTGAAGGTCGCGGGCATCGCACCGGAACACCAGGTCTTCACCGGCCCCGCCCGCGTGTTCGAATGCGAGGAAGACGCGTTCGCCGCCGTTCAGAAACGCGAATACAAGGAAGGCGAGGTCATCGTCATCCGCAACGAGGGGCCCGCCGGCGGCCCCGGGATGCGCGAGATGCTGGCCACCACCGCCGCCCTCTCGGGTCAGGGCATGGGCAAGAAGGTCGCGCTCATCACCGATGGCCGCTTCTCCGGCGCCACGCGCGGCTTCTGCGTCGGGCATGTCGGCCCCGAAGCGGCCCATGGCGGCCCCATCGCGATGCTCAAGAATGGTGACATGATCACCATTGACGCCATCAGGGGCGAGCTTTCGGTGGACCTCAGCGACGAGGAACTGGAAGCCCGCAAGAAAGACTGGCCTGGCCCGCGCGAGACGATCTACGCCTCCGGCGCACTCTGGAAATACGCCCAGCTCGTGGGCGAGACCTACAAGGGCGCGGTCACCCATCCCGGCGCCGAGGCCGAGCGTCACGTCTACGCGGACCTCTGA
- a CDS encoding DNA recombination protein RmuC, with product MITIGETTYALDDPLVMAALAAAAVVLLILLLVILALRAAARTALATEPLAQQLGHLGQNVQSLANGQEGLRSSIQVVSDTATSGQTQLAQMVEQRLAGVQQQMQDRLADNAMRSQRALTEMQERMRETLHGSSKQTTNSLTALQERLSAIDKAQDNITKLSGDVLSLQDILSNKQTRGAFGEIQLTDIVSKAMPSDSYSLQATLSNGRRADCLIHLPNPPGPIAIDSKFPLEAYEALRNAKSDYEVNEAAKFLRTSVKKHIKDISDKYILDGETADGALMFLPSEAVYAELHANFPELVREGFAQKVWIVSPTTCMATLNTMRAILKDARMREQAGAIRKMLGQLHRDVELVLERAGKLETHFDQARRDVEGISTAAERAGKRAAKLDNFDFEELAPEDSVNVVKLGKDG from the coding sequence ATGATTACGATTGGCGAGACCACTTACGCACTGGACGATCCGCTGGTGATGGCGGCACTGGCGGCGGCGGCCGTGGTGTTGCTGATCCTGCTGTTGGTGATCCTTGCGCTGCGGGCCGCGGCGCGGACGGCGCTGGCGACGGAGCCGCTGGCGCAGCAGTTGGGACACTTGGGGCAGAACGTGCAGAGCCTTGCCAATGGGCAGGAGGGTTTGCGCAGTTCGATCCAGGTGGTGAGCGACACGGCGACCAGCGGGCAGACACAGCTGGCGCAGATGGTCGAACAGCGGCTGGCGGGCGTGCAGCAGCAGATGCAGGACCGGCTGGCGGACAACGCGATGCGCAGCCAGCGGGCGCTGACCGAGATGCAGGAGCGGATGCGCGAGACGCTGCATGGCTCATCGAAGCAGACCACCAACAGCCTGACGGCGTTGCAGGAACGGCTGAGCGCCATCGACAAGGCGCAGGACAATATAACCAAGCTGTCGGGTGATGTGCTGTCGCTTCAGGATATCCTGTCGAACAAGCAGACGCGCGGGGCGTTCGGCGAGATCCAGTTGACCGATATCGTCAGCAAGGCGATGCCGTCAGACAGCTATTCGCTGCAGGCGACGCTGTCGAATGGGCGGCGGGCAGATTGCCTGATCCACCTGCCGAACCCGCCGGGGCCGATCGCCATCGACAGCAAGTTTCCGCTGGAGGCCTACGAGGCGCTGCGCAACGCCAAGAGCGACTACGAGGTGAACGAGGCCGCGAAGTTCCTGCGGACCTCGGTGAAGAAGCACATCAAGGATATTTCCGACAAGTATATCCTGGATGGCGAGACGGCGGATGGCGCGCTGATGTTCCTGCCGTCCGAAGCGGTCTATGCCGAGTTGCACGCCAATTTCCCGGAACTGGTGCGCGAGGGGTTCGCCCAGAAGGTCTGGATCGTGTCGCCCACCACCTGCATGGCGACGCTGAACACGATGCGCGCGATCCTTAAAGACGCGCGGATGCGCGAGCAGGCGGGGGCCATTCGCAAGATGCTGGGGCAGTTGCACCGAGACGTGGAACTGGTGCTGGAACGCGCGGGCAAGCTGGAGACGCATTTCGACCAGGCGCGGCGCGATGTCGAGGGAATTTCAACCGCGGCCGAGCGTGCAGGGAAACGGGCGGCGAAGCTGGACAACTTCGATTTCGAGGAACTGGCGCCGGAGGATTCGGTGAATGTGGTGAAGCTGGGCAAGGACGGCTAG